One window of the Babesia bovis T2Bo chromosome 2, whole genome shotgun sequence genome contains the following:
- a CDS encoding variant erythrocyte surface antigen-1 alpha subunit — translation MAPASAFTPKASLTDAPTNLKEAIDWVLRVTGRDGKELNKDECICGLAAAVTDLLQSVELEYHGKYPVVDTSWVPIGYQGESDGADNSKGPPKKRVTECLNELFSLVQGLGGTAVVRTYIDQLAQVLSALVGWSRIEKCWDCKGSNNNNQHGIKTDCGYLKDATPNTPCKECECMKWEVKNPESEGTPLGRKCTRCSDSDSGGVQHRCQCSGDCKGGLSTECKCAKAGKCCKCCCKDKCGKCSDKCSCMETHKNTLGIFEHKDSYRSSYQVELVYHGIVGNEYLVWPTWSDRKTSKKRAIGAQILLGSVCLIWSGLTYMYWTGKYHSSSPRWNNHILDGRGLDDGTLSQWLQALGFPREMLNNSGPGNRLDAIIWDGFRGMLYLGFPDTGNGSPVHGGDYNDNTFRQPAGMNYAGYIHTVDRGAFCSNATIFHKNGNDASITDEQMHKCGALYKLYILSCAYFTGLQKKNPPKAKNKTPKTIREILYWLSALPYSLAYPEILKHAKGRLKEVLKKPGDTASSATSGNEQKELKFYQEKRSAPITVHEYNLFAHFQAVTQYCPPVLIGIQGGIHCTKGTEEPAIHSLYANTECHFTYPTVSIQAYNQVVHYIRALFYQLYFLRKQCAVKVALGGKWRECRYGNGVVSKGVISWMCLGCDPMEHDRKKRVGEMGNKLNKLPLGSNGSDAKKIKDVLEAIGQVVVQLGNAQEALEGKEKEAIEGVKVALGTAKTELDKAVKNGLNGKELEEAKKKLEELTTKGGGNNGILGEVVDKLGEATNGNNDFDQGKNKISAAIDKVREILGEIQKELGVSDSTHLKGTLSEWVANTLHKTIDQIKDICNSPKCPSCKSHSNKCGRQPQSKYCDKCHQQYMDGFPSPLQAFLEDRLPGFSCQEILYTEDADKYPPAASHLGHCNGSGQCCPLPMGFRGQFHKGSTSDMTGQRLYGILYFFSNENMMQSCVYTLVRVTAALSATTPQVLGDVFGFFRGGVGNKDKGKPPKGELETNCDHTGDPSGSYEANKEKYFCGWCASGLRDEVQKIEWIYNGDSSVKGGQYMKTVGKALRDIKGEKDASTAPQPASQSTTNALSALTKDSEYLSPLTGELYTAVSATFGGTYLSWVLYLSDALHSGLESLSEAFRNIECRGCKGQCDPNKCKKGVHGQGSGQCGCQSIVSCTGVLPVLYRHGFSYGNPFNLEGYYQNDGSREGDYSIENTKTTKRCHDFLSSLNQVINKKEDQATSKDQEQHPLSNLLSQVGKLQYDIRLPWIFVLTIAWLVAVLYLAFGAIWPLDWTHMRSHWLRGGEHQWQCMWYKVMTGRKGMELVEYLRKRV, via the exons atggcccCTGCAAGCgctttcacgccgaaggcgtcacTAACCGacgctcccaccaacctgaaggaggccattgactgggtcctgagggttactggtagggatggtaaagaACTGAACAAGGATG aatgtatatgtggcctggcggcggcagtgactgacctactgcagtcagtagaactggagtaccatggtaagtacccagTAGTGGA tacctcatgggtccctataggctatcaaggaGAAAGTGATGGCGCTGACAACAGCAAGGGCCCCCCAAAAAAGAGAGTCACAGAGTGCCTCAATGAGCTATTCTCTCTGGtacagggactaggtggtaccgcagtggtccggacctatatagaccagctggcacaggtactcagtgcactggttgggtggagtaggatAGAGAAGTGTTGGGACTGCAAAGGTAGTAACAATAACAATCAACACGGCATAAAAACGGATTGCGGGTATCTCAAGGATGCAACACCAAACACTCCATGCAAAGAGTGTgaatgtatgaaatgggaagTGAAGAATCCGGAAAGCGAAGGAACACCACTGGGAAGGaagtgtacaaggtgtagtgatagtgaTAGTGGTGGTGTACAGCATAGGTGTCAGTGTAGTGGTGATTGCAAGGGAGGTCTTAGTACAGAGTGTAAATGCGCTAaagcaggcaaatgctgcaagtgttgttgtaaggatAAGTGTGGGAAGTGTAGTGATAAGTGTAGCTGTATGGAAACGCACAAGAATACCCTTGGAATTTTTGAACACAAAGACAGCTATAGATCTTCATACCAAGTAGAGCTAGTATATCACGGAATTGTTGGTAATGAATACCTAGTATGGCCAACTTGGTCTGATAGAAAAACTAGTAAAAAGCGAGCAATTGGTGCTCAGATATTACTAGGttcagtatgtctcatctggagtggccttacttatatgtattggactggaAAGTACCATTCCAGCAGTCCtcggtggaacaaccacatcctggatggCAGaggtctagatgatggtaccctgTCCCAATGGCTTCAGGCCCTAGGATTTCCTAGGGAAATGCTTAATAATAGTGGTCCCGGAAATAGGTTGgatgctattatatgggatgggtttaggggtatgttatatttgggatttcCGGATACTGGTAATGGTAGTCCTGTCCATGGCGGGGACTataatgataatacattcagacaaccagctggtatgaactatgctggatatatacataccgtagacaggggtgcattttgcagcaacGCTACTATCTTCCATAAGAATGGCAATGACGCTAGCATAACTGACGAACAGATGCACAAATGTGGTGCCTTGTacaagctctacattctatcatgtgcctactttaccgggttacagaaaaagAATCCGCCGAAagcaaaaaataaaactcccaagaccatccgtgaaatcctatactggctaagtgcattgccctatagtctGGCATACCCAGAGATACTTAAGCATGCCAAGGGAAGACTAAAAGAGGTACTCAAGAAGCCCGGAGACACTGCCTCTAGTGCTACCTCTGGCAACGAACAAAAAGAATTAAAGTTCTACCAAGAAAAACGTTCAGCTCCCATTACAGttcatgaatacaacctgtttgcccacttccaagcagtgacccagtactgccccCCGgtgctcataggtatccagggtggaataCATTGtactaaaggcactgaagaacctgccattcactcccTGTATGCCAACACTGAATGCcacttcacctatcccactgtgtccatccaagcatacaaccaagtggtacactacattagggctctgttctaccagttgtacttccttaggaagcagtgtgcaGTTAAAGTGGCCCTAGGAGgtaaatggcgtgagtgtaggtatggtaatggGGTAGTCTCTAAGGGGgtaattagctggatgtgcctggggtgtgaccccatggaacatgataggaaaaagAGGGTGGGGGAGATGGGGAACAAACTCAACAAACTACCATTAGGATCGAATGGCAGTGATGCAAAGAAGATCAAGGATGTACTGGAGGCTATAGGtcaggtagtggtacaattgggtaatgcccaggaggcattggaagggaaggaAAAGGAGGCTATAGAGGGGGTGAAGGTGGCACTAGGGACGGCTAAGACGGAACTAGATAAGGCGGTGAAGAATGGGCTGAATGGGAAGGAACTAgaggaggctaagaagaAACTAGAGGAGCTGACGACGAAGGGTGGTGGTAATAATGGAATACTAGGGGAGGTAGTGGATAAACTGGGGGAAGCTACAAATGGTAATAATGATTTCGATCAGGGTAAGAACAAGATAAGTGCTGCTATCGATAAGGTAAGAGAAATATTGGGGGAAATACAGAAAGAACTGGGAGTTAGTGATTCAACACATCTAAAAGGCACATTATCGGAATGGGTCGCAAACACACTTCATAAAACCATAGATCAGATCAAAGACATATGCAACTCACCCAAGTGCCCATCCTGTAAATCACACTCCAACAAGTGTGGCCGACAGCCACAGTCCAAGTACTGTGACaagtgccaccaacaatacatggacgggTTCCCCTCTCCactccaggcattcctggaAGACAGGTTGCCAGGGTTTAGTTGTCAAGAGATCCTGTACACTGAGGACGCCGACAAGTACCCAcccgctgcatcccacctaggACACTGCAATGGCTCAGGTCAGTGCTgtccattgccaatgggttttagaggGCAATTCCACAAGGGCAGCACCAGTGACATGActggccaacgcctttatggcatcctctacttcttcagcaacgagaacatgatgcagtcttgcgtttatacactagtgagagttacagcagcactcagtgccactacaccacaggtattgggtgacgtctttgggttctttaggggaGGGGTGGGAAACAAGGACAAGGGAAAGCCACCAAAGGGAGAATTGGAGACGAATTGTGATCACACAGGAGATCCAAGTGGATCTTATGAGGCGAACAAGGAGAAGTATTTCTGCGGgtggtgtgcctctgggttacgtgATGAAGTACAAAAAATTGAGTGGATATACAATGGAGATAGCAGTGTTAAAGGAGGACAGTACATGAAGACTGTCGGTAAAGCGCTAAGAGACATTAAGGGCGAGAAGGACGCTAGTACTGCTCCACAGCCAGCGTCACAGTCCACTACCAATGCCCTCTCTGCACTGACCAAGGACTCAGAatacctctcccccctaaccggtgagcTGTAcaccgcagtgagtgccaccttcggcggaacatacctctcatgggtactgtacctatcagatgcacttcattcaggactagagtcactgTCTGAGGCATTCCGtaatattgaatgccgaggctgtaagggacagtgtgaccccaataagtgcaagaagggagtACATGGACAGGGTAGtggacagtgtggatgccaatcaatcgtatcatgtaccggggtactgccagTACTGTACAGACATGGCTTtagctacggtaacccattcaatctggaggggtatTATCAGAATGATGGAAGCAGAGAGGGGGATTATAGCATAGAGAACACGAAGACTACTAAGCGGTGTCATGACTTCTTAAGCAGTCTCAACCAAGTGATCAATAAGAAGGAGGACCAGGCCACCTCTAAGGACCAGGAACAACACCCCCTGAgcaacctcctctcccaagtcggcaaactccaatacgacatacggctcccgtggatctttgtgctgaccatagcctggctagtggcggtactctacctagcctttggtgccatatggccactggactggacacatatgaggtctcattggttacggggtggagaacaccagtggcaatgtatgtggtataaggtgatgacgggacgcaaaggaatggaactggtggagtatcTTCGAAAAAGAGTTTAG
- a CDS encoding variant erythrocyte surface antigen-1 beta subunit: MAAQSTWKPHESLTQAPTNLKEAIDWVLRVTGRDGKENKAAPAQAPASSSNGPHCLCFLAKAVKDLLYDAKDPGSPGPSSERYWDGILLEQESDIVNPVLTDLGLLNGGSTDSTTASTTCAGGTEVIKALIYQLAQGLQKWVGWQEGDTCCLGQTKGGKSDGIGKGCERTGSGVGGKCCTNDDKNSHECYQCGKVTAPKKCYLSAYCKKSSSSGASQSDGDYYWSAISSDSTKVHLLARIFLGSVCLIWSGLSQLGFLTGGSGNDRWSKEGKLHEETNGLGSFMAAMGYDLERLNGSGGGDKTGQFVQKLLSGTDPSGKDGIQWKEFQGDSATKGSVAEYYSEIYEKAKEAAKSTTESICKDYPLLVLHILASGYFRAGSAGANKVPVAPSAPSSDPRKPRTIREILYWLSALPYSQGYKALVERMQQKYPRKEGKPQETATEIVLHGEQNGNTTLKRDCITHYLMAACGYCPLVLISIQGTIATSGIESAPATGAGGVAAGTAENKCTNYGKKKEEKTDCNKDNELTKQGKVCYRGYHLAVKDFGPLHGMYANGLFGFQMDLSAAQCLDQLRVYVYHCFYQLYFLRKQCGAGVTVDKKAVLGWQSCRYGYQVSTRKGGNTGGADTKNWMCKPLSSSAGNSNGNNQGGSPNQNNGQSNKCNCLGEGATQGKAGTPGDGSPLQSFLCDSINGMHCGITTGSGVDRYPPIEDHMNCPAGTVGHFGGPPKHCPVPMGWSAESTSGSGSNKENHFKDLTQGTHKTDKLAQSPPGTNTTYPAHCTGNTLSLLLEYYCDPGKCHGTLVVLLRLLACITPTVPRTLGDLFGFYYYIVYIGGKSGGSGKKEVYTKLGELEKEVLLHMRQGNEVVQALTTWSTGGDCSKGNEKNLKCLTECTTGTGAKYLSPLSGQQYGQLSPLMAGTYLSWLVYLIEGFQEGLQGLVQEYKNIVCKDSCSLGVPGGAAGGCNGDTCRAGSHGDTCKSGGNQGVCGCSSVVSCTGVLPVLYKYGFGYGDVSKLHPGTGVGDSNKKCHDFLGTLEKVLRGDQLDSTKKGLHHEINQLIYTTRLPWIFVLTLAWLVAVLYLAFGAIWPLDWTHMRSHCRGWFGKGSLSPWEVLMVGKKKGRGILEFFGKT; encoded by the exons ATGGCAGCACAGAGTACCTGGAAGCCTCATGAAAGCCTCACCcaggctcccaccaacctgaaggaggccattgactgggtcctgagggtaactggtagggatggtaaagaGAACAAGGCAGCGCCGGCGCAGGCGCCGGCAAGCAGTAGTAATGGCCCCC ACTGTCTGTGCTTCttggccaaggcagtgaaggacctactgtatgacgccAAGGACCCGGGGTCCCCTGGTCCCAGCTCTGAGAGGTACTGGGATGGCATACTCCTAGAGCAGGAGAGTGACATTGTCAATCCAGTGCTCACGgacctgggactccttAATGGTGGCAGCACTGATAGCACTACTGCTAGTACTACCTGCGCCGGTggtaccgaggtcataaaggcactgatatatcagttggcacagggactacagaagtgggttgggtggcaggaagGGGATACTTGTTGTTTGGGACAGACTAAAGGGGGTAAAAGTGACGGAATTGGTAAAGGATGTGAACGTACTGGTTCCGGCGTTGGTGGTAAATGTTGCACAAATGATGATAAGAATAGTCATGAATGTTACCAATGCGGTAAAGTTACTGCTCCTAAAAAATGCTACCTTTCGGCCTATTGCAAAAAGAGTTCTTCTAGTGGTGCCAGCCAGTCAGATGGTGACTACTACTGGTCCGCCATATCCAGTGACTCCactaaggtccacctcctggcccgtattttcctagggtcagtatgcctcatctggagtggactcagtcagttggggttcctaacggGTGGGAGTGGCAATGATAGGTGGAGCAAGGAAGGAAAGCTACATGAGGAGACTAAtggtctcggctcattcatggcggcgATGGGCTACgacctggagaggttgaatgggaGTGGCGGAG GTGATAAGACGGGGCAGTTTGTGCAAAAGTTACTATCGGGAACGGATCCAAGTGGAAAGGATGGTATCCAATGGAAGGAATTCCAGGGAGACAGTGCTACTAAGG gtagtgtagctgagtactataGTGAAATCTATGAGAAGGCCAAGGAGGCTGCCAAGAGTACTACTGAATCCATCTGTAAGGActaccccctattggtactccacatcctggccagtgggtacttcagggcaggtaGTGCCGGGGCTAATAAAGTACCtgtggcgccttcggcgccaTCTAGTGATCCTAGGAAACCTAGGACAATCcgggagatcctatactggctcagtgcattgccctatagtcagggatACAAGGCACTGGTGGAGAGGATGCAACAAAAGTATCCTAGGAAAGAGGGCAAACCACAGGAAACAGCGACGGAAATAGTGCTTCACGGTGAGCAGAATGGCAATACCACCCTCAAGAGGGACTgtattacccactacctaatggccgcctgtggctactgcccactggtcctcatcagtatccaggggaccatagctACCAGTGGCATTGAAAGTGCTCCTGCTACAg gtgccGGAGGAGTTGCTGCTGGTACTGCGGAGAATAAGTGCACCAATTATGGCAAGAAGAAAGAAGAAAAGACAGATTGCAACAAAGATAATGAACTCACCAAGCAAGGAAAGGTATGCTACAgggggtaccacctggcaGTAAAGGattttg gccccctccacgggatgtacgccaatgggctctttggcttccagatGGACCTTTCGgccgcccagtgcctggaccaactgagggtatatgtctaccactgcttctaccagctctacttccttaggaagcaatgtggaGCGGGGGTGACAGTGGACAAGAAGGCAGTGCTGGGCTGGcagagttgtaggtatggttaTCAGGTATCCACTAGGAAGGGAGGCAACACCGGTGGAGCCGATACCAAGAACTGGATGTGTAAGCCATTGA gtagtaGTGCTGGTAACAGCAACGGTAACAACCAAGGTGGTAGTCCTAATCAGAATAATGGACAAAGTAACAAGTGCAACTGTCTGGGAGAGGGAGCTACCCAGGGCAAAGCGGGCACTCCCGGTGATGGCTCACCCCTACAGAGCTTCTTGTGTGATAGTATCAATGGGATGCACTGTGGAATAACAACGGGATCCGGTGTGGATAGGTATCCTCCAATAGAGGATCATATGAATTGTCCAGCGGGAACTGTTGGCCACTTTGGCGGTCCTCCAAAACACTGTCCAGTACCTATGGGATGGAGCGCGGAGAGTACTAGTGGCAGTGGTTCTAACAAGGAaaaccacttcaaag atttaaCCCAGGGTACCCATAAGACAGACAAACTGGCACAGTCACCAccag GCACTAACACTACCTATCCcgcccactgcactgggaatacactgTCACTACTACTGGaatactactgtgaccccgGAAAGTGCCAcggcaccctagtggtactccTGAGACTCCTGGCatgtattactcccacggtgccacggaccctgggtgacctctttgggttctattactatatagtctacattgggggaaagagtggtggtagtggtaaaAAGGAGGTGTATACGAAGCTAGGAGAGCTAGAAAAAGAGGTGCTGCTCCATATGCGTCAAGGTAATGAAGTGGTCCAGGCACTAACCACGTGGTCTACCGGTGGAGATTGCAGTAAAGGCAATGAAAAGAACCTTAAGTGCCTAACAGAGTGCACTACTGGTACTGGCGCCAAATACCTCTCTCCTCtgagtggccagcagtatggccagttgagtcccctgatggccgggacctacctgtcatggttggtctatttgatagaggGGTTCCAGGAAGGGTTGCAAGGACTGGTGCAGGAGtataaaaatatagtaTGCAAAGATAGTTGCAGTTTGG gtgtTCCAGGAGGAGCTGCTGGTGGATGTAATGGAGATACGTGTAGAGCAGGAAGTCACGGTGACACGTGTAAAAGTGGTGGCAATCAGGGAGTCTGTGGCTGCTcctctgtcgtatcatgtaccggggtattaccggtattgtacaagtatggaTTTGGGTATGGTGATGTCAGTAAGTTGCACCCTGGGACAG GTGTTGGTGATAGCAACAAGAAGTGTCACGACTTCCTGGGAACACTAGAAAAGGTCCTACGCGGTGACCAATTGGACAGCACCAAAAAAGGCCTCCACCATGAAATaaaccagctcatctacaccaccaggctcccctggatctttgtgctGACCTTggcctggctagtggcagtactctaccttgcctttggtgccatatggccactggactggacacatatgaggtcgcattgtaggggatggttcgGGAAGGgcagtctgagtccatgggaggtactgatggtgggtaagaagaagggaagggggatattggagttttttggtaagacatag
- a CDS encoding SmORF protein (Small Open Reading Frame (SmORF)) encodes MVAHRMLWKLCVVVAFGLSATVTATDVAQEQPKKEELKSGSLRKNGESTTKRQEVPEPTKTDTKEDTDPKGPSKFSVEWYLLPKPINRATLRDILPWNLQNSVPKDCNEPILPVIEKKIRKYFSWVEQKPESRGALLYCTGW; translated from the coding sequence ATGGTAGCTCATAGaatgttatggaagctcTGTGTAGTTGTGGCCTTCGGGCTCTCTGCCACTGTCACTGCTACTGATGTAGCCCAGGAacaacccaagaaggaagaATTGAAGAGTGGATCATTACGTAAGAATGGCGAGTCTACCACTAAACGTCAAGAGGTACCTGAACCAACAAAGACTGACACTAAAGAAGACACTGATCCAAAAGGGCCATCTAAATTTTCTGTAGAGTGGTATTTGTTACCTAAACCCATAAACAGAGCAACTCTACGTGACATTTTGCCATGGAATTTACAAAACTCTGTGCCAAAGGATTGTAATGAGCCAATATTGCCTGTTATTGAGAAGAAAATTAGGAAGTATTTCTCATGGGTTGAGCAAAAGCCGGAGTCAAGGGGTGCACTATTATATTGTACCGGTTGGTAA
- a CDS encoding SmORF protein (Small Open Reading Frame (SmORF)), translated as MVAFNILWKLCAIGLSATATSSDVAQEQPKKESFLSRFFGKKEEAKTQPVEVQERDNTDGKEDIETGEPPRYSVEWHLLPKPENRAALRSFLPRSLSRKVPEDCNEPIGPKLEKQIRNYFSLYGVEWFLLPEPESRAALRKALPSDIAKDVPEDCNKRMWCGLEEYIFKFFKIYATGWYLLPEPESRAALRYVLPRSLAKYVPEDCNEPIDPEVENEIREFFSKTFQKQRKNIEFLGGHMF; from the coding sequence ATGGTAGCCTTCAACATTTTATGGAAGCTCTGTGCAATTGGGCTCTCTGCCACGGCCACTTCCAGTGATGTTGCTCAGgagcaacccaagaaggagTCTTTCTTAAGCAGATTCTTCGGTAAGAAAGAGGAAGCTAAGACTCAACCTGTGGAAGTACAGGAAAGAGATAATACTGAcggtaaagaagatattgAAACTGGAGAGCCACCCAGGtactctgttgaatggcaTTTATTACCCAAGCCGGAAAATAGAGCCGCTTTACGTAGTTTTTTGCCACGAAGTTTATCCAGGAAAGTTCCAGAggactgtaatgaaccaatagGGCCTAAATTGGAAAAACAAATTAGGAACTATTTCTCACTCTATGGCGTTGAATGGTTTCTGTTACCTGAGCCGGAAAGCAGAGCTGCCTTACGTAAAGCATTACCAAGCGATATAGCAAAAGACGTTCCAGAGGACTGCAACAAGCGAATGTGGTGTGGACTAGAggaatatattttcaagTTTTTCAAAATTTATGCCACTGgatggtatctgttacccgAGCCAGAAAGCAGAGCTGCATTACGTTACGTCCTGCCACGGAGTTTGGCTAAATACGTTCCAGAggactgtaatgaaccaatagaTCCTGAGGTGGAAAACGAAATTAGAGAGTTTTTCTCAAAGACATTCCAAAAACAGAGAAAAAATATTGAATTTTTGGGCGGTCACATGTTTTGA